The DNA sequence TCCTGACCCACACTCGGCCCTTCTCTTCGGATGAAATGACGTTTTCTATAACCGCATATTTATCCTTGAGAACAGCTACCATCCTTTCCAGCCCGAAATAGAAACAGTAAACACAAAGTTGATGTAGTGAGCCGTTTGGgaaaactttttcttcctttttttttttttggtctggataACGGACTGTCTATATAATTATAAAACTCCCTCCTTGAATTCctcaagatttttaaattttaaaattatttttttaatgtttcctttttttttttttttttttttttagccttgcATAGTAGCACAACGCCTGAGACTCGGGGAAGGCGTGAAGATCGCTGCAAGTTCCACTATAGCCTAGTTAGTCTATAcagcaaattccaagtcagccagttACAGAGAGCGATCCCATTTcaaaatagtaacaataatagGAATAAAATACTTCCTTTTAAAACCCACTCGATTGTAAGAAACACTACATCGGACAGCATAGGGTTCTTGAAAGCCGGCACAAGAGTTTCTAAACCCTGCATCAAAAGGAGAGCATACATCTAACAGGCTTAAACCACAACGCACTCAACCACGGAACTCAATTTCAGCGGGTTCGGGTTTCCAGCCCGGACAGGGTCAGCGCAGACTTCGCGCCTGCGCAGGCGCGGTGCCACTCACCCAGCATGGAAGTGCTgggcctcctgtgtgtgtttgtggcgGTCCTAGTGTGGGGATTCCTCCGGGCATGGGAAAACGCAGAACAAATGACGACTCGGGGGGATACTGGCCTGCCGGGAGTCGGAAGCCGGGCCCTTCTGGTGATCGCGCACCCGGACGATGAAGCCATGTTCTTTGCTCCCACGGTGCTGGGCTTGGCCCGCCTGAAGCACCTGGTGTCGGTGCTCTGCTTCTCCACAGGTAAGGAGGCGGAAGGACGGTCGCTGGAAGCCGGGGTTGTGAAGGGACTTGGAACACTAATCCATCTCAGTCGGCTTCTTCCCAAACGGTTTTCTGTTAGAGAAAGCTAAGTGAATACACCGACGGTCCCTTTGTCTGGACTCACCACGGGCTGAGCATGGGAGCGGCGGGCTTCCGAGGTGGTTAGGTCCACAGCGAGCCTACTCCGTTCTTTTCTAGCAGGATTGAGAAGAAAAGTAGTTGCGAGCCATTGGTTCCATTCAGTACCTGCATTTCCATTGGAAACTGACTACTTGGGGGTTTTGTTTGAAGACAGGAACTtactctgcagctcaggctgacccaggcgatgatcctcctgcctcagcctccccagtcctAAGATTGCAGGCAGAAGCCACTGTGCTGGGCCCGTACTCGATATTCTGTGTAACCAGTGATTTGCAGATGGATCAAGAATAATAACCCTATAGATTAAAAATGAGCCAtaagggctgggagagatggctaagcggttagggcgcttgtctgcaaagcctaacgacctgagttccattccctgtTGCCCacatgcaaagtgacacatgaatctcgagttcatttgcagcgggttagaggacctggtgtacccattctctatctctctctctgtttgcaaacaaatgaaaatatgtttacaaaaataggggctgggctggagagataggttagcggttaaggcgcatgcctgcgaagcctaaggactcagattcgattctccagatgcacatggtgacgcatgcatctggagttcatttgtagtggctagaggctctgatgtacccattctcactctctgtctctctttctctccctctctctgtataataaataagtaacaataaatttaaaaaaaataggggctgaagagataacttagtgattacagcctaagcacccaggttcgattctccaggtcccatgtaagccagatacacatggtgatgcatgcatctggagttcgtttgtagtggctagaggccatagtgtgcccattttcactcactgtctgtctctctgtctctctctgtgtctactaaataaatgaaaataaattttaaaaacatataggggctggagagataacttagtgattaaggcacttgcctgcaaagcctaaggacccaggttcgattccccaggtcccatgtaagtcagatgcacaag is a window from the Jaculus jaculus isolate mJacJac1 chromosome 12, mJacJac1.mat.Y.cur, whole genome shotgun sequence genome containing:
- the Pigl gene encoding N-acetylglucosaminyl-phosphatidylinositol de-N-acetylase isoform X4, translated to MEVLGLLCVFVAVLVWGFLRAWENAEQMTTRGDTGLPGVGSRALLVIAHPDDEAMFFAPTVLGLARLKHLVSVLCFSTGISQMTQEYGGTQSVWPELCFNI
- the Pigl gene encoding N-acetylglucosaminyl-phosphatidylinositol de-N-acetylase isoform X3 yields the protein MEVLGLLCVFVAVLVWGFLRAWENAEQMTTRGDTGLPGVGSRALLVIAHPDDEAMFFAPTVLGLARLKHLVSVLCFSTGNYYNQGEIRKKELLQSCDVLRIPPSRVTIIDSRDFPDDPGVRWDTERVARALLQHIEVSDTNLGPALRREVA